The Brevibacillus humidisoli DNA segment TGAAAAGGCTTATCTGCCTGATCTGCGTTACGGTGGCGTCTATTTTGTCGTCGGAGATGCGGCAGCAGCAGCAGTGATCGGCAGGACGGGACCTGGTGATGAGATTCTATCCGTTCATAACGTAACGGACATCCGCACTTTTGCGCTCAGAGACCCGCATGCGGGACAGGTAATCGTGCAGGACTATTCCTACTTCATCAGCATGAGCAGGATGATACGTCGCTGCCTGCAGCAGGCAGACACATCGCTTACAGAGGTGAAGCTGTTTATCCCCACCAATACGATCACGGAGACATGGGAAAATCTGGCTAAAGTGATGAAGCTCTCTCCAGAGAGGTTTTTTACGAAATCGTTGTACACGTACGGCCATACCAACAATTGTGATCTATTGCTCAACTATGATTGGGTTGTCAATCGGGGCGGTCTTCAGCCGGGAGAACGGTATGCATTTGTCAGTATTGGCAGCGGAGGAGCGATTGGATGTGCCGTATGTAGAAAAGGATAAGCTGTTTCTTTCCCATCCCGCCGTTTGTCGCGAGTACACGGACCACCGCCAGTTGGACGGCATCGCCTACGAATGTTACAAACAGCTACGGCAGCGTTACACCGCTGGGGAACAGCAGGTTCCGTCCGAGTTGGACACAGAGCGGCTGTTTTTCCCTGACGAGCCTTGTCGGCTTGCTGCCACATTGATCCGCAGCAAACCCGACAGGGAACCTGACTACTTGATCTGCTGCTACGATTCCTATCAATTGACCAACTATATCAGTCCCGCATTGTACATTCAGCACGCGCTGGGATTTTATCGGAGCGAATCGTTTTCGGTTGCCGACATGGGGGTATTTGCTCCGCTGTTGGCATTGGAGTGGGTGAGAGCAACTCGTTCCGAAGCTTTGATGGTCTGCATGGAGCAGGTGTACGACCGGATTGAGAGTTGGGAAGGAAGGCGATATCCACGCGCCGATGCCTTGGCGATGCTATCCGTTTCTACTCGCCAGGGAGCGTATCAGGTGATTTGCTATGAACAGCAGCTGGTCGATCCAGCAGGCAGGGGAGAGGATGGGTCAATCGATGACAAAACACTTGCACGTGCCGCCTGTCAATTGATCGATACCGAGCTTGTTCGTCTGCAGCTCCCGATCAGGGACGTCACGGTCGTGGTACCTGGTTACAGTGAAAGATACGAGCAGGCTTTTTCCAGGCGCTATCCCCATGTCTATCGACGCAGCGACAGGCGCAATCTGGCAACGGCGGATGGTTTTTACTCTTTGGAAGCGATCAGTGGCACAGCGTCAGCAGCAAATCCATATGTCCTGCTTAGTCTAGCAGATCCGCGCGGCTCGGTCGGAATGCTCCTGCTGCGGAGCATGCTGCCGCCGCAGAAAGGGGGAGAGGATGGGCTTCTTTAGAGAACAACTGCGGAGTGCGCTGACCGAAAGCGTTGGGCAGCTGCGAGTGGCGTGGCTGGGAAACTTTGAAGTGGAAAACGATTGGCAGAGGGAGGGGCTGCTCTCCTTGCCCAGTGTGACCAGCAGTCCGTCACACCGCATCAACGATAGTCTATCCGAGCTCACACTGATGCTGGCCGAACCAGAAGACCTCGTATTGCTAAAGCATCCGCCCGATGAGGATTACCTGCAATATCTGGAGGAGGTAGGGTGGCAGGCGCCGATCATCGTGACGGCGGAAGCGTCAGAACTGCCGCTTGCAGAGGCGCATCTGCGGCAGCGGAGTTCGAAACAGGCGCTGCGCGCATGGGCCAAAGCAGGAGACGCCTATCTGCTGCCGCACGGTGTTTCCCGACAGGTGGAAAAGCTGACCCGATCGACCAACATCCCGTTGGCAGCAGCCGGGGAGCAGGTAAGCGCATCGGTCAACAATAAGCTGTACAGCCGCAGGTTGTGCGAACAAACAGGAATCCGACAGCCGCATGGGGTAGCGGCCCGCAGTTTGACGGAGCTGCAGCAGGGCTTTGCAGAAGTAAAACGCTTGCTGCGCACATCCCCGCTTCTGCTCAAAGAGGGTACTGGGGTTTCGGGCAAGGGAATTGTTCAGATCGATAATGAAAGTCGTTTTGAACAGATCCTGCGTCTGTTGCGGCGAGCTGCCGAAAAACAAGGAACAGAACAACTGGAGATGGTGATCGAGGAGAAGATAGCCAAAAGCACAGACATCAACTATCAGTTCCTGCTGGGACGTGATGGTACGTACACTCCTCTCTACACATTGGTAGCGTTGGTTGACCAGGGGAAACACGTCGGCCACCTGCATCCCCATCAGCTTCCGGCGTATGTTGTGCGACAAATCGAGGAAAGCATGCCGCTCGCCGCAGAGGAGTTGGCAGGCGACGGATATTACGGCATGGTTGGCGTCGATGCGCTGCTCGGCCAAGATGGGACCCTCTATCCCTGTATCGAGATTAACGCACGGTTAAACATGTCTACCTACCATGTCAAGGCATTTGAGGAATGGATTCCGCCGCAAAGCGCGGTGATTGCCCGTTCGTATTCGATCAAGAGGCAATCTCCGCTCACCTTCCGAACCCTGCGGGAGAAGCTGGATCAGCTGGTCTTCACCCGTAAAAGGGGATCAGGCATCCTCATCAATGCGTTTGCGCCAGTAAATGCCCTTCACCAACCAGGACATGTCTATACGGGCAGGTTGTACGCGATGGTGATCGGCAGCAACCGCGACGATTGCCTGCGGCTGCAGGCCCAGTTAGTCAAATGTCTTAGGGATCTGGGAACGGTCGTGCAGGGGTGATACGTGCAAAGGTGATTGGAGAAGGAATCACACCGGCTGCAACCGGATCCCCAAACAGCTACAAGGAGGGCTGAGTGATGAGCGACACATCGGTGTCAAACCAGATGATGGAGTTGGCGGAGCGTTACGGGACCCCGCTCTACGTCTACGATCTGAACAAGGTAAGAGAGCAAATCGCGACCATTGTCGATCATATGCACCCCGCTGTTCAGTTGTTTTACTCGTTGAAGGCGAATCCCAACACTACACTGGTCAGAAAAATCTACGAAACCGGAACCAACCTGGAAATCTGTTCCCTGTACGAATTGAAGGTGGCACAAGTCGCCGGGGCTTCCCCTGATCACATCCTATACCTTGGTCCCGGCAAGACGCATCAGGAGATTCGCCAGATTGTCGACTACGGTGTTCGCTACATCGTAGCCGAGTCATTGCAAGAACTGGAATTGATTAATCAAATAGCAAAAGCGGCAGGCAAAGTCGTGAAGGTCGGCGTGCGCGTCAATCCGGAAGTGGCAGTAAAAGGAGCACGCCTGCAAATGGGCGGAACCGCGCGGCAGTTTGGAATCGATGAGAAACAGTTTGGCGATGTGGTGGCGCTGATCAAACGTCTGCATCATCTACGGCTTTCCGGTATCCACACCTACCACGGTACGCGGATTCTGTCCGCTCAGGTGATTGCCGAGAACATACAATACATCCTCTCGTTTGCTGCACAAGTGATCCAACAGTATCAGCTGTCACTTGATTATGTAGGTGTAGGTGGCGGTCTCGGCGTACACTACTTCGCTGGTGAAAGCCAATTGGATGTCGCTGCCCTGGGCAGCCAGACCCGCGAGCCTATCGAAAGATTTGTGGCCAGCCACAAAGGGACAAGCATCCTGATGGAATCCGGACGCTACATCGTTGCAGAAGCCGGAACCTACCTAGTCAGCGTGCTGTACACCAAAACCTCCCAAGACATTCGTTTTGCGATTACCAACGGAGGCACCCACCACCACATGGCTGCCGGCGGTATGGGCAATGCCTTCTTAAAAAACTTCCCGATCCGAGCGTTTGTCAGCGAGCAGCGGGAAATGGAGAAGTATCACCTGTCCGGACCACTCTGTACGCCTAATGATCTGATCGGCAAGCATGTTGAACTGCCCAAACTGCGGCCAGGTGACGTGATCGGCATCCAGCGGTCAGGGGCATACGGTCTGACAGCCAGTCCTGTCTTGTTTCTCAGTCACGGGCTGCCTCGGGAAGTATTGTTTGACGGAGAGCGTGAATGGATGATTCGAGAACGTGACGAGTACATGGTACCCCGTGTACGCATCGTCAGTTAATCCATGAAACCATTGATTGCGAGGAGGCGAATCACATGACAAGGAAAATCCTAGACATTCCAAAGTATGTGGAGCAGGAGGAAACGCTGCGAACATGGACATCCTGGGTAGACAGTTTATACACCCCACTGTACGTTGCGGGTGACAACAGGCCTACACACGAACTGATGGGCATTACCGGTTTTGCCTTTCGGATGCAGATGCAAAACGAGATGATCTGCAGCAGCAGCACAGTCGTTTTCGATTGGCAGCGTGTCTTTACTGAGAGTGCGCTTCGACTAGGTTACAAGTCCAGTTTCTACTACGGACGCTTTGAGAATGCTTATCTGCCGCATGTGTCGGATCATTTTCCATTGGTTGATGATAACCGTCAGGCAATCGAGGCGATTCGTTCGTACATTGACGCGGGTAAACCCGTGATCGCTTTTGACCTGTTCCTGCCGGAATTCGGGGTGATTTACGGATATGATGACGAAAAACGGGTGCTGTACGCAATGGATGCTGCCAAGGAAGAGGGCGGGGAGTTTCCATATGAAAAACTGGGCCAAACCTACTCCTTGATCTTGTGTGTCGGAGCCCTGGACGAACCGGTAAAGATTGACCAGGCAGAAGCCCTGCGCCAAGCCCTGCAGTTTGCCGTCGATCATGCACGTGGGCGTGATATCTATGCGTCAGATTGCTACACCACAGGATTGGCCGCTTACGATTTGTGGATCAAACACCTGGAGAAAGGACCTGGTACGATCGACAAAAACGTCAATGCCTACGTTATCGCCGTTTTTGCTGACGCGAGAGCAAATGCCGTTACGTTCTTGCGTGAAGCAAGCGTGTCGGAAGCTGTGAAACCATATACGGACAATGCAGCGGCGGCTTATGAACGAGTCCACATGGAGTTAGAGCAGTTGTGCCAACGCTATCCGTTCCCGCATGGGGGGACGCTGACGGAGGAGAATCTGCGTGAGTCGATGGAGAATCTGACCAAGGCCAAGCAAGCGGAAGAAGAAGCCATCGTCAATCTGGAGAAAGCACTTGAGTTACTCTAGGAACAGGGAAGAAGAGGGAAGTGAAAACGACGGCCATACCGGTGGATGGCCGTCGTTTTATGTTTCTCGCTGCAGCAGTACCAAGCCAAGGGAGGAGATCGGGCCGGCCTGGATGAGCAGGACATACTCGCCGCGCTTGATCCGGTCTTCGACCACTGCTTCCGCAAGTGAAATCAGGCAGTCACTTGTCAGCAGATTGCAGCGGCTGGCATTGGTGCGACGGTAGACGGCAGAGCAGCCGCTGACAAGACGCTGTACGCCGGAGAAAAACGAGTCGCTGAGATGCTGCGGAACGATCAAGTCAATCTGGTCGAGACTGGTTCCGTTTGCTCCCAGGAAGCGGTCCAGCATCGATTCAAGCGCGTGCAGCAGTACTTGCTCCGTAGCAAGAAACTCTCGTCGCCCCCAATCGTACGGGTTTCCATGGGGGGATGCCCAGGTATGTGATTGGATGGCGATCACTCTCCAGTCGCCTGCCTCCGGCTGCACCAGGCAAGAGACGGCTGCATCCCCCTTTGGATAGGAGGTGAAAAAAAGGCGGGGCTGAGGGGGAGAGATCTGGTCAGCTGCAACGATGATGGAAGGGGCTGCTTCCGCCTGATCGCTTTGGGCGTAGAACTGGCTGAGCAGGTTGATTGCGGTAGCAAATGAGGCGGATCCTTGATGACTGACTGAGAAGGAAATCGACTCTTTTCTTCTGGTCAGCTTTTTTACCTTCAACACAGGTGTCAGCGTTAAACTGGGAACAGTCGTCTCATGCGCATAGAGCAGGTAGGCGGTCCTCATCTGCTGCTGCCCGGCAAGCGTGGCTTCCACGCATTGAACAGCGAGATCGACTGCTGTTGTTTCGCCGACGACTACCGGTATCTGTTCTGATCTGTACAGGTTCGCGTCACTCTCCATCAAGCGATTGGCGAGAAGAAGCCCGTACTCATGGTAGAGCGCATGAAGTGCGGAATGTAGATGATCAGCTTCATCTTTTCCGTCTTGCTGCGTGATCATGTCCGCCCGGATCAGTCCCTCCAATGGCTGCTGCTGTGGTACCGTCGTACTGATCCGAGACAGATACAAGCTCTGTTTGGAACCCATGCTGGACACCTCCCTCAATACTGAAACACGCTGCAGCCAAACGTACCGCCCATCCCAGCTGTAAGGATCAGGTAGTAGTCGCCTGGCCGAAGCAGATTCTCTGCTAGGCCCCGTTCCAGATTGAGGATCGGATCGGCATTGTGACAGTGACCCACCTCCGACAGCGTTGGGTAATAGAACAGCTCGTGCGGCATGTTAAGTGCACGGGCAACCCGAAGCCAGGTGGTTTGATTCAGATTGCTGGGAAAGATACAGCGGATCTGTTCCGGATCAAGCCGGCATCCACGCAGTGCGGTACGCAGGAGCTTGATTAGTCCGAACGTGAAGGTCTGCTGAAACAAGGCGTAATCAGCTGGGGAAGATGCCGGACCGTCATAGATGGTCGCTTCACTATGTAAGAAGGTGCGGATCAAGCGACTACGCTTTGCATCGCGGGTGAGGTAAACGGCGACCGCTGCATCCCCTGCCATCGAGCTGTCCAGCAGATACCGCTCTTGCGGAATGAACATTTTGTCTGCTGTCATCAGCAGTACACCTGGCGATGAGGGGGTTTGTTGCAGCCATTGGTTGGCGAGAAAGAACAGCAGGTTGATGGATGCACAATTCATCTGGGCTGCTGACATCGTTTGCGCCTCATGCAGTTGTCGAGACAGCCGCCATTCACTAAGTGGATCGTATAGATAAGGCGCGAAGGGGTTTAACGTATGCGTAAACAAAATCTGGCCGATGTTGGTTGGCTGCACGTCATGATTTGCTAGAAGCGAATCGGCAGCCGCGGTCATCATGGAAGCTGCTGTTTGCCTTGGTTCAATCGCGATGAATGCCAGCTTGTGATCGTACAGCAGACGATCCACTTGGGTGGCGCTGATCCTTACCTCACTCTGCAGTTCTCGCAGGTGACAGCGCTGTTCGGGCACATAGCTGCCAATCGCTTCAATCCCTGTCATCCCATTCACCTCTACTTTCCTTCGCTTCTTCCCTGTACAACAACGCATACGTATCTTCATTCTCGGCCAATCGACAGGATCCGTACATAGCGCCACTGTTAGGAGTGGGTTAGTCGGATGATACGACAAAACCACAGCCGATTAACAGTCAAAATATGTATAAAGTTTCCCTGTTTTGTATCATGGTGTTAGGACATGCGGCGCACGCGAAGCGTCTGCATGGGGAGACCAGTTTGATGCAGAGGAGAGGAAAGAATTGAACGAAACAGTACAAGAAGTAGTGGGAGTATTGGCGGCTCTGCTTGACATCAATCCCGACTCGATTTCAGAAGAAGATCAACTATACGACGGCTTGGGATTGGACTCGACGAAGATTATCGATTTGCTGCTGCAATTGGAGATCACATGCGGGATCGAGTTCGACATGGAGGAGCTGGAACCAGAAGATTTAGAGACAGTGAAAAGCCTGTCCGCATGTATCGATGCACACAAGAGAGCAACGTAAGCATAGTAATGGAGAAAAAACACGAACATATGTTTGTGTTTTCTGCTATAATGGGAATGTCGGTGAACATAAAATGGATATAAATGTAAAACAACTGCATATAAAATGACATAATTCTTCCACTACCCGCAATTGTCAAAAAAACTAGAATTTAAATCAAAATAAACAGATTTCTAAATATGTAATCTATGTAAAATATGGAGTAAGCATACAAGGTGATTTTTTCGACAAGTGCAAATATCGAAGAAAGGAATGATCATTCATGAATGCACTGGTTGTTGTATCAAAAAAGCAATCGGAAGATTTGCAGTGCGAGTTCATCCATTCCTTGTCAGAAAAAGCAGAAGTCTTGGTCTTGGAGGACTTCCGGGGGGTAAAGGATGCCGTCTCCAAACAAAAGTACAGAGTAGTTATCTTAATGACGTATGGCGACTCGTTTCCGGAATCCTGGAAGATGACGGAACTGCAGGTCGACTGTCCGACCGTTATCCTGACCAACGCCAAGAACATCAACCTGTTTTCCATCCAGTCATTCATCGAATCGTTTGAAGAGAACGACACCCCCGATATCGACAACCCCTTGTTCCGCAAATCGCTTAAATACATCGAGGAGAACCTGCATGAGAACGATTTGTCGCTGACCAAGGTAGCGTCGTTTATCTATGTCAGTCGTTGTCATTATTCTCGCATGTTCAACAAGTATCTGGGTACCGGCTTTAAGGAATACATCATGACCAAGCGAATTCAACGAGCGAAACTGCTCTTGAAAAAAGGACAGCCTGTGACAGAAGTATGCTACTCCGTAGGATACAACGATTTGACACATTTCTCCAGAGTATTCCGTAAACTCGTGGGTGTCAATCCGTCTACCTACCGTCTGTCCAATCGGAAAGTATCATACAGTGGAGGGAAACAATGAACAAAAGATGGATCGGCAGTTTGACCGCAGCAATTATCATCGCAGGTGGAATCGGCGGCTATTGGTACTGGCAGACTCCGTATGCGCTGCCCGAGATTTCCGAGACCATCACGCAGGAACAACTAAACCTGGTCTTTGCAGAAGAACAGGAGGTGGCATCTCGCAAGATGGACAAGCAGGAGGCGGAACGCGGCCTGCCGCAATCGATGGACCGCCTTGAGCCGGATCAGGCACCATACGCCTATTACTACGGCTTGTCATTGCTGGAGGAAGATCGGGAGCAGGCACTCGCGTACTTGGGAGCAGCTGTACAAGCTGTCCCAACCAATCTGGTCTACAGTACGGATTACCGGATCGCGTTGACTCGGGAGAACGGTTATCAGGAGGCGCTCGATTTTTTTGCTGCACTTGATCAAAACGTTCCGGAAGTGAAGCTGCAGACGGCCCTGGTATACGTGGACATGCTCCAGGAAAAAGGGGTAGGGACCGCATGGCTTGGGCAGCGTTCCACGCTGTCGATCCGGGAACTAAACCAGATATTGGAGCAAAATCCAAATGATTGGCTTGCTCACTACGCACGTGGTCTAAACAATCTGTATTGGCCGTCCGGATTGCAGCGGATCGACAAAGCTGTACAGGATTTGTCGTTCTGTCTGGCAGCGTTAAAGCAGCTTGGAGATCAATCGTTCCCGTTCTGGCCGCAGCTGTACGAAGCGTACGGTGATGCACTGGTAAAGAGTGGGGATACGTCAGCCGGTTATGCTGTATGGAAAGACGGGCTCCGTCATTATCCTGATGCGGAAGGCTTGAAACAGCGAGTTGATGCTGGCGAGGAACAAGCGATGGAACTGGTAAAGCAAATCCGGGGTATTGACAGTTTTCAACCACCGGCGCCAGAGATTACGGATCTGAGTATCATCTGGAACCAGAAAGCTGACGAGAGTTGAGGAGATGAGCTTTGAGTGAAATCGTCGTAACCGGAGTCGGTACAGTCACGTCGATTGGCGAAAACACGGAAGAGGTTTGGCAGGGTTTGCTGACCGGCCGGTCCGGTGCCAAACAAATCACCAGTTTTTCCGTAGATGAACACCAGAACAAGTATGGATGTGAAATGGAGCGAATCCCACCAACTGTCTTGCCGGTCGATTTGGATGGATTGGGACGTGCTACCAGAATCGTGCTACCGGCCCTGGAAGAAGCATTGGGAGATGCTGGATTGTCCCCAGAGGATCTGGCTGCTTGTCGAACAGGGGTGTCGATCGGTACAACGATGGGTGAGATAGAACCCCTGGAAGAAGCGATGATGCAAAAGGGAACAGCGCGAGAAGGTGGGCCGCACGTTATTGTTGAGAACATTGTACGAATATTCGGAATTAACGGTCCCCTTTGGACGATTACCAATGCTTGTGCAGCGGGCAATCTGGCGACAGCTAGAGCGATGGACGAACTGATCAGTGGACGGGCCGATATCATGATCGCCGGCGGTGTAGACGCCTTCTCTTGGGCCGCCTTCACCGGTTTCAGCAGTTTGCGCGCGATGACCCCTGAGCTGTGCCGGCCGTTCGATATCAACAGACAAGGTTTGATCCTGGGTGAAGGGGCAGGGCTGATGATTCTGGAGCGGGCGGATCACGCAGAGAAGCGGTCAGCTCGAATCCGCGCCCGTTTGCTAGGATATGCGATGAACTGCGACGCTCACCACATCACGCAGCCAGACCCAGCGGCCCAAGGAGCTGCGCGAGCGATGGAGGAGGCCCTAAAACGGGCAGGAATTGGCAAGGAAGCAATCGGGTATGTCAGTGCTCATGGTACCGGAACCCCTGCCAACGACCGGATGGAAGCAGAGGCGCTGCGTACCGTCTTTGGCGAGGCGGCCGAGGCGTTGCCAGTAAGTTCGATCAAGGGACACATCGGTCATACGCTGGGAGCTGCCAGTGCGATCGAGGCAGTTGCCTGCGTAAAAGCACTGGAGAGTGGAGTGCTGCCGCCGACGATCAACCTGCAGCAGCAGGACCCGGCCTGCAACGTTCAAGTGATTGCCAACAAGCCGCTGGCAAGACAAGTGAGATACATGCTGTCCAACGCATACGCTTTTGGCGGGATCAACTCTTCGCTGGTACTTGGCCGGGCGGACTAACAATGCTGAAGAGGTGTGTAGATGCTCAATCTTAAGTCGACCAATCGCGGTCCAATCACCAAATGGTCGGATTACAAGCTGGACCCGCGATATCCGCTTCTGCTGTTCCTGATTACTTTTGCTGTGGCCGGTCAGGTCTATCTGGGCTTCTTCCAGCGATGGGATGCAATCTTTACCTCTCTCGTCTGCACAGTGGGGACGGAACTGGTGCTGGTGCGTCTGCTTCACAAAAAGTGGGTCTTTCCACTCAGTGCCGTGATTACAGGGATTGGCGTCAGCCTTCTGCTCAGCTCCTACCTGCTGTGGCCCTATGCCTTGGCGTCCGTGCTATCTATCGTCTTGAAGTTTCTGATTCGTTACAAAGGGTCGCACATCTTCAATCCCAACAACGTGTCGCTCGTGCTGGTCCTCTTCTTTCTGCCCGACTTCGCTGTCAGTACACCGAAACAGTGGACCAATGGGTACGAAGTGATGATCTTTATTCTCTGTCTGGGGATGATCGTCAGCTATCTGGCAAATCGCCATGATACGGTGATTGCCTTTCTGTCTGGATTTACCTTGTTCGCTCTGGGGCGACACTACTTTTTCGACACACCGCTGTGGTTTGCCCTGGGACCGCTGTTAGGGGCATCTTTGCAGCTGTTTACCTTCTTTATGATCACCGATCCCAAGACGACACCCAACAGCCGTCCCGCACGCGTCGTGTTTGCCATTCTGATCGCGCTGTTTGACGCCATCCTGCGTCTGTTTGATGTCAACAACCAGCAGTTTTACGCGGTCTTTTTGCTGGCTGTTTTTGTAGGCATCCCGTATCGCTGGTGGATGTCGCGGAAGTTCGCGCAGATGGCAGAACAACAGACGGGATGATGGGTGATGGAGCGACTGTCCAACAAATCGTCTGGTTGGCCCGCTTCAGCGCGTACGTATTGTAGGTGCAAACGAATCACGCCAAAGAGGTGTTTCCATGTTCAATCTGAAGTCCGCTGCCAAGCGGCCGATTACGGTATGGAGCGATTACAAGGTTGATCCGCGGTATTTCTTGCTGCTTTTTCTGGCCAGTTTTGCGATTGCCGGCCAAATCTATCTGGGCTTCTTCCAGCGGTGGGATGCGATCATCGTTTCCTTGCTCTGCACGGTCTCAACGGAACTTCTGCTGGGACGGATCTTCCATAAAAAGTGGCAGTTCCCGTTAAGTGCGATTATCACAGGGATCGGAGTTAGTCTGCTGGTCAGTTCCTATCTGCTCTGGCCTTATGCGCTGACAGCGGTTCTGTCCATCCTGTTCAAATACCTGATTCGCTATAAGGGTGGACACGTCTTTAATCCCAACAATGTGGCGCTGGTGCTGATTCTTTATTTTCTGCCGGAATACGCGGTCAGTACGCCCAAACAGTGGACTAACGCGTACGAGGTGATGCTGTTCATCCTCTGTCTGGGTTTGTTTGTCAGTTATCTCGCAAACCGGCATTACGCTGCGCTGACCTTTTTATCCGGTTTTACCCTGTTGGCGCTGATCCGGCACTACGTGTTTGGTGCGCCGCTGCTGGCAGCCTTGGGGCCACTGCTGGGTGCTTCGCTGCAGCTGTTTACCTTCTTCATGATTACCGATCCCAAAACAACGCCCAGCAGCAGGGGAGGACAAGTCATCTATGCGCTGATCATCGCGCTGTTCGATGCGGCCTTTCGGATCAACCAATTCGCCAATCCGCAGTTCTACGCCGTTTTCCTGGTGTCGATCCTCGTGGTGATTCCGTATCGATGGTGGGTGGCGCGCAAAAGTGAGCAGGCGACTGGACAGAACGCGAGATGAGGAGGCATACACATGCAAGATCTGTACGTGACCGGTGTGGAGGTACTGACCGCTCATGGCTTGGGCACGAGCCAGCTGCCAGACATTGAGAACCTGTCCAGTCTGGCTGGGACGACGGTCCCCGACTTGTCTCCAGCTGCATATGGCTACAAGGGGTTAAAACGATTGTCCCGGGCTTCTCGTCTGAGTTGCCTGGCGATTGGACAGGCATTGCAGGAGGTTGGGTTAGACCTGTCGCGGGGCAGAAAAAGCGCTGATTCGCGAACCGGTTTCCTAGTCGGGTCCAATCACTCCAATCTGGACGCAATCGCTGAGCTGTACCATGAATCGCAAACCTATGGTCCTCGGAAGGTGAATCCAGGGATCTTTCCTGAGACTGTCTTGAATGTGATCGGTGGCCATGCCGCCATCTACTTCGGGTTGTCCGGGGTAAACGTAACGATTTCCAATGGTCGTGATACGGGGATCAAAAGCCTCGCTTACGCGTGTTCCCTGCTGAGAGAAGAGCAGCTGGCACGCGTAGTGGTGGCGATTGTCAACTTGCTGCCTCCCGATGTGTTTGAGACAGCCGTACGGGCGTCGCTGCCGTCCTTTGAATCGGTTGTCGTGCTTGTGCTGGAAAGCGGGGAAGAGTCAAGCCGCCGCAGACGTCTAGCAAAACTGGATGTCCAGCGTGCAGCAGAGACGGGCAGCTCTGTCGGGGGACAACTGGTTTCGGCCGAACACGCAGTACTGGCGTCGGCGATCGCGCTGCGGGAACTGACGTCGGGCAGCCAATCAACCATCCGGCTGCTTTCCTCTTGCTGTACCGAGGGGGATTACTTGATCACCCTTGAAGCCGCAAGGGAGAATCTTCACACGAACTGGCCTGTGCCGGATGTCGGCACTTTGAGAAATGGAGTTGAGTTGGATGAGAAGCGCTGACGCTCTGGTCACAGGCACGAGCATGCTCTGCTCGCTGGGAGTTGGCAACGAAGCGGTTTGGGAAGGTGTCTCGTCGCAGAAGCAAACGCG contains these protein-coding regions:
- a CDS encoding helix-turn-helix transcriptional regulator, whose protein sequence is MNALVVVSKKQSEDLQCEFIHSLSEKAEVLVLEDFRGVKDAVSKQKYRVVILMTYGDSFPESWKMTELQVDCPTVILTNAKNINLFSIQSFIESFEENDTPDIDNPLFRKSLKYIEENLHENDLSLTKVASFIYVSRCHYSRMFNKYLGTGFKEYIMTKRIQRAKLLLKKGQPVTEVCYSVGYNDLTHFSRVFRKLVGVNPSTYRLSNRKVSYSGGKQ
- a CDS encoding beta-ketoacyl-[acyl-carrier-protein] synthase family protein, translated to MSEIVVTGVGTVTSIGENTEEVWQGLLTGRSGAKQITSFSVDEHQNKYGCEMERIPPTVLPVDLDGLGRATRIVLPALEEALGDAGLSPEDLAACRTGVSIGTTMGEIEPLEEAMMQKGTAREGGPHVIVENIVRIFGINGPLWTITNACAAGNLATARAMDELISGRADIMIAGGVDAFSWAAFTGFSSLRAMTPELCRPFDINRQGLILGEGAGLMILERADHAEKRSARIRARLLGYAMNCDAHHITQPDPAAQGAARAMEEALKRAGIGKEAIGYVSAHGTGTPANDRMEAEALRTVFGEAAEALPVSSIKGHIGHTLGAASAIEAVACVKALESGVLPPTINLQQQDPACNVQVIANKPLARQVRYMLSNAYAFGGINSSLVLGRAD
- a CDS encoding RnfABCDGE type electron transport complex subunit D, translated to MLNLKSTNRGPITKWSDYKLDPRYPLLLFLITFAVAGQVYLGFFQRWDAIFTSLVCTVGTELVLVRLLHKKWVFPLSAVITGIGVSLLLSSYLLWPYALASVLSIVLKFLIRYKGSHIFNPNNVSLVLVLFFLPDFAVSTPKQWTNGYEVMIFILCLGMIVSYLANRHDTVIAFLSGFTLFALGRHYFFDTPLWFALGPLLGASLQLFTFFMITDPKTTPNSRPARVVFAILIALFDAILRLFDVNNQQFYAVFLLAVFVGIPYRWWMSRKFAQMAEQQTG
- a CDS encoding RnfABCDGE type electron transport complex subunit D; this translates as MFNLKSAAKRPITVWSDYKVDPRYFLLLFLASFAIAGQIYLGFFQRWDAIIVSLLCTVSTELLLGRIFHKKWQFPLSAIITGIGVSLLVSSYLLWPYALTAVLSILFKYLIRYKGGHVFNPNNVALVLILYFLPEYAVSTPKQWTNAYEVMLFILCLGLFVSYLANRHYAALTFLSGFTLLALIRHYVFGAPLLAALGPLLGASLQLFTFFMITDPKTTPSSRGGQVIYALIIALFDAAFRINQFANPQFYAVFLVSILVVIPYRWWVARKSEQATGQNAR
- a CDS encoding beta-ketoacyl synthase N-terminal-like domain-containing protein; the encoded protein is MQDLYVTGVEVLTAHGLGTSQLPDIENLSSLAGTTVPDLSPAAYGYKGLKRLSRASRLSCLAIGQALQEVGLDLSRGRKSADSRTGFLVGSNHSNLDAIAELYHESQTYGPRKVNPGIFPETVLNVIGGHAAIYFGLSGVNVTISNGRDTGIKSLAYACSLLREEQLARVVVAIVNLLPPDVFETAVRASLPSFESVVVLVLESGEESSRRRRLAKLDVQRAAETGSSVGGQLVSAEHAVLASAIALRELTSGSQSTIRLLSSCCTEGDYLITLEAARENLHTNWPVPDVGTLRNGVELDEKR